The proteins below come from a single Tachypleus tridentatus isolate NWPU-2018 chromosome 13, ASM421037v1, whole genome shotgun sequence genomic window:
- the LOC143239196 gene encoding uncharacterized protein LOC143239196: protein MKALSLVVLLLGVAAVMGGYFGGYGLGYGRGLGYGGYGYGGLGYGHGLGYGGYGYGRGLGYGGYGYGRGLGYGGYGYGRGLGYGGYGYGRGLGYGGYGYGRGYGWW from the exons ATGAAAGCT CTGTCCCTTGTCGTCTTGCTCTTGGGTGTAGCCGCCGTAATGGGCGGATATTTCGGTGGATACGGTCTTGGCTATGGTCGCGGACTTGGCTACGGAGGATACGGTTATGGCGGATTAGGCTATGGTCATGGACTCGGTTATGGCGGTTACGGATATGGTCGTGGACTCGGCTATGGCGGTTACGGATATGGTCGTGGACTCGGATATGGCGGTTACGGATATGGTCGTGGACTTGGCTATGGTGGCTATGGTTATGGCCGTGGACTAGGCTATGGCGGCTACGGATATGGCCGAGGTTATGGTTGGTGGTAA